From the Selenomonas sp. oral taxon 920 genome, the window CGTCGAGAGTGTCGGGCGCACGCCTTTGTCCCGCGCATACTCCGCCAGCTCAAAGAAATCGGGGCGGATCAGCGGCTCACCGCCCGAGAAGAGAAGCACGGGCACGCGGAACTCCGCCAGTCCGTCGATAAAGCGCTTTGCCTCCTCTGTCGTCAGCTCGCCCTCGTACTTCTGCCCGTCCGAGGACATATAGCAGTGGCGGCAGCGGAGGTTGCACGTACGCGTCGAGTTCCAGACCACCACAGGCCCCATCCCCTCCGCAGCACCGCTCTTCATGCGGTGTGCGTTATGCCCGTAGCGCAGCGCGTCGCCGTAGTATTCATCCATAAAAAGAAGCTTCGTCACACTGATCATAAGGGTCTCCTAAATACACAAAAATCCCAAATCAATCGCAGGGGGGCTGCTCATTCCGCTTGCGAATCCCATCGAGAAGCAAACGCGTCTTGAGCGCAATGTTCTCCTGAAACGTCAGATCCAGCTGACTGAACGCCGCTGCCTGATAGAGCGAGTGGAACATCTCCGCGATCAGATCGACCGGCACATCACTGCGGATCTCCCCCGCTGCCTGCCCCTCACGAATGATCTCTGTGAACACCTGCTTGATCTGCGGTGCCATACGGCTGCCCGATGGATTTTCCCCAGATGCGTGCGGGGGTATGCCCTCAGCAGCATGTGGTGCACCATGATGCGACGCCGAGAGAAAGAGCGGCATGACGTAGCGGTTCTCATCGAGGAACTTCGCCGTCACACGCGCCCCCACCTCAAGAAGTTCGAGCGACGTGCGCTCCGCTGCACGTGCCTCAGCGAGAGCCATGCGGATCGTCTCACCAAGACGCCCGAGCAGGGAGAACAGCAGATCCTCTTTCGAACTGAAATAATTGTAAAAAGTCCCAATGCCGAGATCTGCGGTGCCCATGATATCCGCAACCGAGGTCTCCTTGTAGCCCTTCTTCGAGAATTCGCTGATCGCAGCTTCGAGAATCGTGCGTCGCGACTGCAGCTTCTTGCGCTCCCGACGTCCCATTTTCTCCTCCAAAAGAACTTCACCCTTTCTTTCGTCCTGTGGAACTATATTATAGCGAAAAATTTCATATTTGAAAAGCAAAATATGAATCTCGTTCATATTTTCATTCTCAATGCGTTTATTGAGAATAACAAAAAAGACGTCGGCATATGCCAACGTCCTGCATTCGATGTATGGTGACCCAGGAGGGACTCGAACCCCCGACCCTTTGATTCGTAGTCAAATACTCTAATCCAACTGAGCTACTGAGTCACGTGTCTCGCGACTTGATTATAATAGCAGATATGGGGAGGGCTGTCAAGGAGTTTTTTAGAAGTACCCCTGTCCTCCAGCGGAGCAGGCCATCACGCCATCTCACCCCACACACCGTCTTTGTAGAGGTGCGTGAGCCGCACGGGAACAATCTCGCCGCGTGTCACGGGCGCATCCGTATAGACGCGCACATACGTCTCCGTCAGCCCGTCCGTCACGCCGTCCTCCGTCGTTTCAAAGAGCACCTCTTGGGCAGAGCCGAGCTGCGTGCGGTGATACGCCTCTGCCAGTTCCTCCGCGAGTGCCTGCATCCGTGCCGCACGCTCCCTGCGCACCATCGGCGGTACCTGATCCGTGCGCCGTGCCGCGGGCGTCCCCTTGCGCGCCGAATACGGAAAGACGTGCATCCGCGCAAATCCCATCGCACGCACGAACGCGAGCCCCGCCGCAAAGTCCTCCTCCGTCTCCCCCGGAAAGCCCACGATGATGTCCGTCGAGATCGCCACCCCCGGCACCGCCGCACGCACATCCGCGACGAGCTGTGCGAACTGTTCCGTCGTATAGTGACGGTTCATCGCGCGCAGCACGTTATCACTCCCCGCCTGCAGCGGCAGATGCAGATGCGCCGCGAAACGCGGCTCTGTCCGCATCAGTTCGAGGAGCTCCGCTGAGAGCTCCACCGACTCCAGAGAACCGAGCCGCAGCCGCCGCAGTCCTTTCTCCGCGAGCGCCGTGCGGCACGCGTCCGCAAGCGTCGGACGTGCCACGAGATCAATCCCATACGCCCCGAGATGGATGCCCGTCAGCACCACCTCGTGAAATCCCGCCTCCGTCAACAGACGCATCTCGCGCGCGACGGCAGAGAGCTCGCGCGACTTCACGGGGCCGCGCGCATATGGGATGATGCAGAACGTGCAGAAATTCTGGCAGCCGTCCTCGATCTTCAGGAACGCGCGCGTACGGTGCGGCATAGCGTGCAGCGGGATATCCTCAAAGACGCGCGCCTGCATGATATCCGTAATTGTCCCCGCCACCCCCGTATCCGCACGCAGGGATGCCTCCACATAGTCCACGATGCGCGCGCGCTCCTTCGTCCCGATCACCACGCGCACCCCTTCGAGTGCACGGATCTCCTCAGGCGCGACCTGCGCGTAGCAGCCTGTCACCGCAATGCAGGCAGCTGGATTCGTACGCGCTGCGCGGCGGATCAGCTGGCGCGACTTGCGGTCGCTCAGATGCGTCACCGAGCACGTATTGATAACATACACATCCGCCGCCGTCTCAAACGGCACGACCTCATAGCCGCGTGCGCGGAACAGCCCCTCCATCGTCTCCGTCTCGAACTGGTTCACCTTGCAGCCGAGCGTCATAAACGCAGCCCTCACATCGCACCTCCTCCACAAATATTTTCCTATTCTACCACATAATTGCTGCGCGCAATAATTTTTTCTCGGAAAACTAATGACATTTTTGCAAAAAACGATATAATAGTATGTAGGAAATTATTCCCACGACCATGGAAGGGGGAACATATATGGCGACAATCACACAGATGACCGGCGCCGCGCGCAGCATCTACAGCTCGCTCTACGCGAACAACTCGCGCACGGACGCAACGGCAGCACTCTTCGCCGATCAGAACCGCAAACACCGCGGTTCGAGTTACTACTCCACACAGTACAGAGGCACGGAGTCCAGTGCAAAGGAACTGCGCTCCATCATGGATATTGCGAATCAGGCACGCAGCCTGCGCAAGTCCTACGCGGAGACCAGCTCACGGTTCTACGCCGAGTACGACTCGAACATGAAGGATCTCCGGAAGTCCGCCGGCAAACTCAGCAATACGGACTTCCAACTGAGCAGCACCGACATCACGACCAACGCAGACGGGTCCAAGACCTACAGCGACCGCCTCAAAAGCGCCATCAGCAACGTCAAGGATCTCGTCAGTGAGTACAACGAGACGAATGACTTCCTGCGCGAGAACAAGAGCCTCGGCAAGGGTGTCCGTCAGCTCACGACCGAGTTCTCTGACACCACGTACAAGGCGGACTCCTATGCCAAGATGGGCATTACCGTCGATGCCAAAACAGGTAATATGAGCGTGAATGAGAGCCGCCTGGCCCGTGCTCTCACGGACTCCCCCGCACAGTCCGAGGCAATCCTCGGCAGGGGCGGACTCGCCGGACGTGCCGACCGTCACGCACAGTATGCCCAGATGGCACGCAGCCGCGTCATCCCCTCGATGGAGCAGGCGATCGGCAGCCAGCTCAACTACGCGTCGAACCTGCTGAACGGCAGATCGCTGCCCACCATGTCGCGCTACTCGAACATGCTGAACCTCTTCAGCATCTACGTCTAAGGAGACAGTAAAATGGATCTCACAATGGATATCGCACAGATGTCGGTCGGTATGCACCAGATGCAGGCACAGCAGAGCCTTGGCATCGCCGTCGCAAAGATGGCAATGGACTCCGGCAAGGACGCTCTCGAACTCATCGAGGAAAGCACTGCAAGCCTTGACCCGAGCCTTGGAAACAGCATCGACGTATCTGCATAAACGGGAACCACATAATCCCCCTTTCCAAACAAGCGGAAAGGGGGATTTCTTTACAGGAAGTATGAATTGCTCCATCTAAAAGCATTTTCAGGTGCTGTCTATAGACACAATAAAAATCCCCCTCCCTACGGAGGGGGATTTTCTTATGCGGCGCATGCCGCAGATTGTGACGTGATTCTCTTAGAACAGGAACTCAACGCGGCCGAAGAGGTGCGAAACCTTGTCGCTCGTGTCGAGAATGTTCTTGCCCTTGAAGTACTTCGCGGAGAGGATAACGTTCTTCCAGAGCGTGTAGTTCGTTCCGAGCTCGATACCTTTTGTCTGGAAGAGAGCACCATCCTCTGTTGCAGCCGGAGAAGCCGAACCGAGGTAACGGTACGCAACATATGCGCCCCACGAACCCTGATCCTCAGACGATGCGCCCTTGTAGTCCAGACCGAACTGATAGGACTTCTTCATCTTGGACTCTTTTGCATCGTTCATGCGTGCATATGCACCCGAGAGCTGAACGTTCTTGTCGAAGCGGTAGCCCGCATTCACTGCCCAGACAGCTGCCGTCGTGTCGTTGGCGTTCTTGAGCTCGCCCTTGAGTCCATCGGACTTGAAGCGATAGTATGCGAGACCGGCGAGCCACTTGTCGCTGTTGTGCTGAAGCTCTGCACCCTGATAGTTCGCATGTACACCATCAAGGTCATTCACCTGACCAGCCTGCAGCTTGACGCTGACATTCTTGCCGAAGCTGACCTCTGCACCCGAGAACTCACGGTCGAGAACGAGGTTGCCCGCACCCGTGTAGCCCTCAGCGGAGGCGAGCTCCATCTTGCCGAGCTTTACCATGAAGCTGTCATAGTCGCCCTGCGCCCATGCGCGCTTCAGCTGAACGCGTGCCTGATCCTTGTCATCGTCATCAATGCCGCTGTCCTTCTTCATGTTGGTTGTTGCATCGAGACGTGCATTGACCGTCCAGTGGTTGTTGACCTCAGCCGTCGGCTCAAGGCGGAAGAGGAGAAGATCGCTGTTGATCTTCTTGTGCTTATTTCCTTTGGAATCCTCAAGCGTGTCGCCCGTCTCGCTGCGCTTGCTCTCATAGGTATACTCGAGCTTGCCGTTCCACTTCACCATGTCAGCGTGCTTCTCGAGGTTTGAGACGCGAACGCCGAGGTTGTTGAGCTCGTCAGCGAACTCAGCAGCGAGGCGGTCAACGAGCGCACGATCCGAAGCGGACATATCGCCCTTTGCCATCGCCTTCGCCGTCATCTGCGCCATCTCGTAACGCGTGATGTTGCGGTCGCCGCGATACGTGCCGTCGCCGTAGCCCTCGATGACGCCATCGGAGGCGAGCTGCGTCACAGCATCGTATGCCCAGTGATCACGGGGCACATCGGAGAACGGGTTCGCAGCTGCGAACGTGGTGCTTGCTGCACCGACAACGAGAGCCGTTGCAAGTGCGGATACGAGAGTCTTCTTCATGAGAAACTCCTCCTTCTGTAAAACAGAAAACATCTGATTTCCAAAGGAGCGAGATTTCGCAAAAGTTTCCATGTTTCCTTTTCGCGATCCATTCTCTTCCCTTGGAACGATTTCATCATAGCACGTCCCGATATAAATTGCAAGTACCAATCGTCAAAAAATTTTATAGCAGGTTATAATTTTCGATTTATGTTTGTTCATCTGAAAACAAAGCAAAACGGATGCAGACATTCTGCATCCGCGCAAAGAGGCAAACTCACTCCATACAGGAGGGTGTCTATTTTATCAGCGTTTTCCTAGTGGTATTACTTTTCGTAATGTCCACGACAGGAGGCAATGTGAATAATCCCGTTTTGTTCATAATAAACAATACGATTCGTCTCATCAATACGTCTGCTCCACCATCCGCGAAGATTTCCTTTCAGCGGCTCCGACTTGCCAAGCCCATCGAGAGGACTTCTCTGAATATCGCGGAGATGGCATTGAGCCGTTTCAGTGTCTTTCGATCCTGCGTCTGCCAGTACAGATACTCTTCCCACGCACGATCTTCCCAAAGCAGCCCCATCAATCTACCTCAATCAACTCATGCTCAGAAAAATGTGCCTTCCCCATCTCAATATCACGCTTCAATTCTTCCAAGTAACGGATATTGCTTGGCGAATAAAACGGATCATTACTGCGTTCCGCCGAGATCTCGAACGGGATTTTGCGCTCGCGCACCGCTGTCTTTGCAAAGACGCAGAACGCAGTCGTCATCGTCATCCCGATCTCGGAGCAAAACTCATCAAACTGCCGCTTGAGGTCCGCATCCATACGGATGCTCACACTTGCCTGTGCCATATTCTCACCTCCTTTCTATTTTATTACATTGTATGAAAATATTTGTACGTTGTCAATTTATTTTGACGCAGATCGTTCCCCCACCAGTGCCACGGGAGACGGGACACGGATGCCGCGGGAGTTCGTGAAGATCTCGACGCGGACGCCGAACACGTCGGCAATGCGTTCCTCCGTGAGCACGTCGGCGGGCGTACCCGCATGGACGACGCGCCCCCTCTGCATCAGGACGATCTCGTCGGCATACTGCATGGCATGCGCCATATCGTGCAGCACCATGAGGATCGTCATACCATGTATGCGGTTGAGCTGTGAGATGATCTCCATGACGCGCAGCTGATGCGCCACATCGAGGTAGGTGGTCGGCTCGTCGAGGAGCAGGAGGCGCGGGCGCTGACTGAGCGCCATCGCAAGAAAGACGCGCTGCCGCTCGCCGCCCGAGAGGGTATGCACCTCGCGCTCCGCAAATGCGGAGACGTGCGCGGTCTCCATCGCCCACGCGATTGCCTCTCTGTCCTCCGGGTCTGAGCGCGTCTGAAAGAGGTTCGCATGAGCAAATCGTCCGTACGTTACAAGCTGCTCCACAGTCAGCCCCTGCGCTGCCGTACGTTCCTGCGGCAGGATGGCACGCACGCGTGCAAGCTCCTTCTCGGTGTAACTGCCGAGTTCGCGTCCATCCAGCTGAATCTCGCCCGTATAGCGGCGGTTCAGTCCGGCGAGGGCACGCAGGAGGGTGGTCTTGCCCGCGCCGTTGGGGCCAACAATGGCAGTGCGCCGCCCTGCGGCGATATCGACGCTGAGCCCGTGCAGGATCTCCTTGCCCGCAATTTTGACGCTGAGATCACGCGCCATAAGTCCCGCACTCATAGCTGCCTCCTCAGAAGATAGAGAAAGAACGGCGCACCGACTGCAGCCATGATGATGCCCACAGGAAGTTCCAAGGGAGCAAACAGCAGCCGTGCCGCCGTATCGCTGAGGGTGACGACGGCGATGCCGAGGAGCGCCGCCGCAGGGAGCAGGAAGCGATAGTCCGCTCCGATCATGAGGCGCGCCGCATGGGGAACAATCAGCCCGACGAAGCCGAGGAGTCCGACCACAGAGACGGCGCTCGCGGCGAGGAGCGCGGCGACCGCCGTGAGAAGGATGCGTGTGCGCTCGACGGCGAGCCCAATGCCGCGTGCCATGTCGTCGCCGAGCTGCAGGATGTTGAGCCGCTGCGCGGCGAGGAGCGCGAGGAGTCCCGCTGCGACAGTGTACGGCAGCAGCATCTCGACGTGCGGCCAGCTGCGCGCGGAGAGCCCTCCGACCATCCACATAAGTGCGCTGTGCACGCGGTCGCTGTAGAGGATCATCAGCGCGGAGATACCCGCGCCGAGAAACGCTGACACGGCAACGCCCGCGAGGATGATGCGCGTCGGGCGGATGCCGTCGCGCCACGCGAGGATATAGATGAGGAGTGCGGCAAGCATCGCGCCGCCGAACGCGGCAGGGGTGATGAGCCACGCCGCCCCCGGCAGCATGAGCATGATAAAAATGCCCGCAAGACCCGCACCGGACGAGATGCCGATGATGTGCGGGTCGGCGAGCGGATTTCTGAGGATCGCCTGCAGGATCGCCCCCGAAAGAGAGAGGTTGATGCCGACGAGTGCGGCGACGATGGTGCGCGGAAGGCGGATGTTCCAGAGGATCTGTGCGTTTGCTCCGCTCTGTGTGCCGCTCAGGATGCCGATGATCTCCCCAATGGGGATGTCAACAGACCCTTTCGCGGCAGAGAGGAGCATTGCAAGCACCGCAAGCACGGCAAAGAGGACGAGGAGCAGGATGCGTTTTTTCATGGATAGACAAGCCTCGCCATGTACTGTACTGCCTTTGGGTAGTCGATGCCGGGGCTGAACAGGAACATCTCCTGCGGCAGGTAGTAGACGCGTCCGTCACGGATCGCGCCGACGCTCTGCCACGCGGGGCTCTCCGCGAACATCGCCTCCATCGAGGCGCGGATCTCCGCCTCCTCACCCATGCTCGTGACAAAGATGATGTCGGGGTTCTGCGCGACGAGCGTCTCCATGCTGTAGGGCGCGGCATCGGGGTTCTTGTCCAGCGCGGGCATCCCCGCCGCTGTGTTCTCCCAGCCGAGGATGTTTGCAATGTTGCCCGCAATGCTGCCGTCAAGCTGGACGGAGAGGCCCTGTCCCGTGCTGTGGATGATGGCGACACGCTTTTTTTCCTGCGGGATGGAGGCGCGGACGGCTTCGATGTCTGCATCCATCTTGCGAATGAGTTCGTCCCCCTTTGCCTTCTCGCCCGTGAGCGTCGCAAATGTTCCGATCTCGCGCTTTACGTCCTCGAAGCTCTTCATGTCGAGGATGAGTGTCTTGATGTTGTTCGCGGCGAGGGTATCGACGAGCTTCTCATTCATTCCTTTGTTTAGGATGACGAGGTCGGGCTGCAGTGCGATGATCTTCTCCGCGTCGATCTGGTAGACTCTGCCGATGCTCGTGACATCCTTCGCCGCATCGGGGATCTTCGACTTTGAATCGGGGCGGCCGACGACACTGCCGCCGACGGCGTAGAGCGGCTCGAGGAAGGAGGCGGAGGTGACGACAATGCGCTCGGGCTTCTTGTCAAATGTGACGGTGCGCCCGTTGTCGTCCGTAATGGAGGCATACGCGCCGGCCGCATTCGTATTCTCCGCCGCAGGTGTGCCGCAGGCAGTGAGAAGAAGTGATGTCGCCGTGAAAAGGGCAAGTGCCCACTGTTTCATCATGTCAGCTCCTCCGTGTAAGGATGGTGGAGAGGTAGTTCAGCTTCTCATCCGCGTGGGCTTCGAGGTCGTAAATGATGCGCTCGTCGTCGAGCCCCGCACGGCTGACCAGCACCGCCTCCTTCGTCATGTTGTTGCGCCGCAGGAGGTCGATGATCTCAGCGGAGTTGTGGTAGACCTTCATGACAACGGCACTGCTCGCGACCGCCATGACCTCCTCAAGGCGCTCCTGCTCCGCCGTGCCGGGGATGATGGCGAGCACGTCGTTGCCCTCCACGATTGGGCGGCCGACGCGGCTGCCGATGGCGATAAAGGCAGGTATGCCGGGGATGGTGACGATGTTCACGTCCTCATGTTCGAGGAGACGGAACACATAGATGTAGGTGCTGAAGAACATGGGATCGCCGAGCGTCAAAAAGGCAACGTTTTTGCCCGCATTCAGGAGTGCAAGGATCTCCGCCTTGTTCGCCTCCCACGCGCCCGTGTCTTCCGCGAAATCCTTTACCATCGGAAAGACTTGGTAAACGATCTCGATATCTTTTTTCAGGTACGGGCGTGCGATTTCGAGAGCGACACTGCCGTCCTTCTTCTCCGTCTTGGGGGCAATGAGGACATCCGCCGCCTCGATTGCCTTGATTGCCTTGACGGTGAGAAGCTCGGGGTCGCCGGGGCCGACGCCGATGCCATAGAATGTTCCGCGCATAAAATCTTCCTTCCATGTAAAAATAAACATTGTTTTCGCTCCGGTGGAAGAACAGAGCGAGATCTGGAATCAAAAATCCTCCCTCATAGTACATATGAAGGAGGATTTTGTCAAATGCAAAGCGTTGTCTTTAGGCGTATTTTCACTTAAAAAACGCTGTTTACATCAGCATCGCGAGCATCGTACCTGCCGCAACCGCGGTGCCGATAACCCCGGCGACGTTCGGCCCCATGGCGTGCATGAGGAGGTAGTTGCCAGGCTTTGCCTTGATGCCGACGATCTGGCTGACGCGCGCCGCCATCGGAACAGCGGAGACGCCCGCAGAGCCGATGAGGGGGTTGACCTTCCAGCCCGTCGCACGGCACATGATCTTGCCGAGGACAACGCCCGCCGCCGTGCCGAAGATGAATGCGACGAGACCAAGGCAGATGATGAGAATGGTCTCCTTGACGAGGAAGCTCTCCGCGCTCATCGTGAGACCCGTGCCGAGTGCGAGGAAGATCGTGACCGTGTTGATGAGGGCGTTCTGCGCCGTATCGGAGAGACGATCCGTCACGCCGCTCTCGCGGAAGAGGTTGCCGAGCATCAGCATGCCGAGCAGTGCCGTGATGGACGGCAGCAGCAGACTGATGAAGATGGTCGAGACAATCGGGAACGCGATGCGCTCGAACTTCGTGACCTCACGAGCCTGCTCCATGACGACCTCACGCTCTTTCTTTGTGGTGAGGAGCTTCATAACGGGCGGCTGAATGAGCGGCACGAGTGCCATGTAGGTGTATGCCGCAACGGCGATTGCACCGAGGAGATGCGGCGCCATCTTGGTCGCGAGGTAGATCGAGGTCGGACCGTCCGCGCCGCCGATGATGCCGATGGAGCCCGCTTCCTGTGCCGTGAAGTCAAGCATCATCGCGCCGAGCAGGGCGACGAAAACACCGAACTGTGCCGCCGCACCCATGAGCAGGCTCGAGGGCCGTGCAATCAGCGGACCGAAGTCCGTCATCGCACCGACACCGAGGAAGATGAGCGGCGGGAAGATCTCGTATTTGATACCCATGCCGATCGCGGACATGACTCCCGGCTCCTCAAAGCCGTTGAACGGAATGTTCGCGAGGATACAGCCGAAGGCAATCGGGCTCAGGAGCAGCGGCTCGAAGTCACGTGCAAACGCGAGGTAGAGCAAGACAAGTCCGACACCAATCATGATAACGTTGCCGCCGCTCATGCCGACAAATCCGCTGCCGTCAACAACTGCCTGCAGGGAGACAGTAAACGCATTGATAAAATCCATAATCTGTCACTCCCTTCTCAGCGCGGCGTGCGCATACCCTGTGTGCGTCCGAAGTTGCGCCATGCAGGCTGCTCTGCCGGACGGATCGCGTGGATCTGCTCGGCGCTGTAGCCACAGGCGGTGACGGCAGCCGCAATAACAGCGACGGTCTCCGTGCTGAGCCCTGTGGGTACGGCAGGGGCAACGGGGGCTGCGGGGGCAGGCGCGGGAGCGGCAGGGGCGGATGCGGGCGGCTCCGCCTTCTTCTTCGTCGGGTCAAGCAAATGGGTCAGCTCGATGAGCCCCCAGATCGCTGTCAACACAGCAAAGACGATGACCATGTTGATGACCATGATGACAAAAGGATTGTCGGTTACGGGTTGATGCATAAACTCACCTCATCTTGTTTTTCGCCTCGTGAACGCCGCCGCATTACCCGTATACGGAGACAGGCCGAGGATCTTTATGTATATTGTGAAAATAGCGCTTTCGTTATTATGCTGGATTTCAGATGATTTTACAAGTTTTATTTTCGTTTTTCCTTATGCAACTTTTGCATATTTCCTATAAATACGGCGTTCAATCCGCACGTGCCGCGTCGAAGGCGCGCTTCACCGCGGCATAAATTTTATCATAACTGTCTCCCGGCTGCGCCTCGTAGAGCTTTTCCCCGTCCATGAAGATGCTCGGGACGTAATAGTACTCCCCCGCGAACGGCTGCACCTGTTCCGGTTGTTTGTTCTCGTCAAGAAATATGACGCACACGTCCTCATCATAGCCCTCGGCACGCAGCGCATCCATTGCACGATGCGCGTTTGCACAGTAGGGACAGCCCTCCATCTCGATCATAATCAGGTGTTTCATGGCAGTTCTCCTTTCGGAAGTTAGGAACAATAAGCGATGTCTATCATAGCACAAAGTTTTATCTAATGCAAAAAGGCGGCAAACACCTCGTTGCCGACCTTCATGCCTTCATTCGTCAGAGCGACGAATCCGTCTGCACGGCGCAGCAACCCCTGCGCGATATATTTCTCAATCACCGCTCCATAAACAGTATCAATGTCCACACCAAATGCGCGTGAAAAATCCGCCGTATCAATCCCCTCTCGTGTGCGCAGTGCGAGAAAGGCGTACTCTTCCATTGCATTCGTGCGGGTGCGCTCCGTATCCTCGGGCGTGCGGACACTCCTGCCCGTCTGTATGGCGCGGATGTACTTCTCCGTGTCAGGTTCGTTGCCCAAGCGTACGCCGTCCACATAGCCGTGCGCCGCTGCGCCGACACCGAGGTAGGGAACGTTTCTCCAATAGCCGAGGTTGTGACGGCTCTCACAGCCCTGCCGTGCAAAGTTCGAGATCTCGTAGCGCACATAGCCGCGTGCGGGAAGTGCCGCCGTCAGCCAGTCGTACATCTCCTCCGCCGCGTCCTCTGTGGGAAGCGCAAGCTTCCCCTGTGCCTCTGCCGCAGCAAACGGCGTTCCCTCCTCGACGGTCAGCCCGTAGACGGAGATGTGCTCAGGGACAAGCGCAAGTGCTTCGTCGACGCTTTTCTTCAGGTCATCGAGGGTCTGCGTCGGAAGACCATACATCAGGTCGAGACTGATGTTCTCGAACCCCGCCGCACGCGCCGCGCGAAATGCCTGCTCCGCCTCCGCAGCTGTGTGGATGCGCCCGATGACGCGAAGCAGACGATCGTCGAAGCTCTGCACACCAAGGCTGAGACGGTTTGCCCCCGCCGCGCGAAGCTGCGTGAGATACGCTGCGTCCACGGTACCGGGATTCGCCTCGACGGTGCATTCCACAGGCGTTCCCGCCGCCGTGCGAAGCGTCTCCAGAATTCCGGTGAGCAGTGCAGCGGGCAGTGCCGTCGGCGTGCCGCCGCCGAGGTAGACCGTTGCCGCATCGCCCCACCGCGCACGAAGCGGCGGCACCTCGCGCAGGATCTCTGCCCGAAGCGCCGCCGCGTAGTCCTCCATCTCCGCGCGCGTATCTTTTCCGACGGCGGAGGAAATGAAGTCACAGTATGCACATTTTTTCACGCAGTAGGGGATGTGGGCATAGATGCCCCATTGTGTCGCCTGTGCGTTATTCATCAATTTTCAGCACCGCCATAAATGCCTCCTGCGGGAGCTCCACACTGCCGACCGCCTTCATGCGCTTCTTGCCCTCCTTCTGCTTTTCGAGGAGCTTGCGCTTGCGTGTGATGTCGCCGCCGTAGCATTTCGCAAGGACGTCCTTGCGCCGCGCGCGCACGTTCTCGCGCGCGATAATCTTGCTCCCGATCGCCGCCTGAATCGGGATCTCGAACATCTGCTGCGGGATGATGCCCTTCAGCTTTACGGCAAGCTGACGGCCGCGTGCAACGGCGCGGTCACGGTGAACAATGGTCGAGAGGGCATCCACGGGGTCGCCGTTGAGCAGGATGTCGAGTTTGACGA encodes:
- a CDS encoding TetR/AcrR family transcriptional regulator translates to MGRRERKKLQSRRTILEAAISEFSKKGYKETSVADIMGTADLGIGTFYNYFSSKEDLLFSLLGRLGETIRMALAEARAAERTSLELLEVGARVTAKFLDENRYVMPLFLSASHHGAPHAAEGIPPHASGENPSGSRMAPQIKQVFTEIIREGQAAGEIRSDVPVDLIAEMFHSLYQAAAFSQLDLTFQENIALKTRLLLDGIRKRNEQPPCD
- the mtaB gene encoding tRNA (N(6)-L-threonylcarbamoyladenosine(37)-C(2))-methylthiotransferase MtaB, which encodes MRAAFMTLGCKVNQFETETMEGLFRARGYEVVPFETAADVYVINTCSVTHLSDRKSRQLIRRAARTNPAACIAVTGCYAQVAPEEIRALEGVRVVIGTKERARIVDYVEASLRADTGVAGTITDIMQARVFEDIPLHAMPHRTRAFLKIEDGCQNFCTFCIIPYARGPVKSRELSAVAREMRLLTEAGFHEVVLTGIHLGAYGIDLVARPTLADACRTALAEKGLRRLRLGSLESVELSAELLELMRTEPRFAAHLHLPLQAGSDNVLRAMNRHYTTEQFAQLVADVRAAVPGVAISTDIIVGFPGETEEDFAAGLAFVRAMGFARMHVFPYSARKGTPAARRTDQVPPMVRRERAARMQALAEELAEAYHRTQLGSAQEVLFETTEDGVTDGLTETYVRVYTDAPVTRGEIVPVRLTHLYKDGVWGEMA
- the fliD gene encoding flagellar filament capping protein FliD; the protein is MATITQMTGAARSIYSSLYANNSRTDATAALFADQNRKHRGSSYYSTQYRGTESSAKELRSIMDIANQARSLRKSYAETSSRFYAEYDSNMKDLRKSAGKLSNTDFQLSSTDITTNADGSKTYSDRLKSAISNVKDLVSEYNETNDFLRENKSLGKGVRQLTTEFSDTTYKADSYAKMGITVDAKTGNMSVNESRLARALTDSPAQSEAILGRGGLAGRADRHAQYAQMARSRVIPSMEQAIGSQLNYASNLLNGRSLPTMSRYSNMLNLFSIYV
- a CDS encoding YjfB family protein, with translation MDLTMDIAQMSVGMHQMQAQQSLGIAVAKMAMDSGKDALELIEESTASLDPSLGNSIDVSA
- a CDS encoding S-layer homology domain-containing protein → MKKTLVSALATALVVGAASTTFAAANPFSDVPRDHWAYDAVTQLASDGVIEGYGDGTYRGDRNITRYEMAQMTAKAMAKGDMSASDRALVDRLAAEFADELNNLGVRVSNLEKHADMVKWNGKLEYTYESKRSETGDTLEDSKGNKHKKINSDLLLFRLEPTAEVNNHWTVNARLDATTNMKKDSGIDDDDKDQARVQLKRAWAQGDYDSFMVKLGKMELASAEGYTGAGNLVLDREFSGAEVSFGKNVSVKLQAGQVNDLDGVHANYQGAELQHNSDKWLAGLAYYRFKSDGLKGELKNANDTTAAVWAVNAGYRFDKNVQLSGAYARMNDAKESKMKKSYQFGLDYKGASSEDQGSWGAYVAYRYLGSASPAATEDGALFQTKGIELGTNYTLWKNVILSAKYFKGKNILDTSDKVSHLFGRVEFLF
- a CDS encoding Txe/YoeB family addiction module toxin produces the protein MQRSPLDGLGKSEPLKGNLRGWWSRRIDETNRIVYYEQNGIIHIASCRGHYEK
- a CDS encoding type II toxin-antitoxin system YoeB family toxin; its protein translation is MGLLWEDRAWEEYLYWQTQDRKTLKRLNAISAIFREVLSMGLASRSR
- a CDS encoding type II toxin-antitoxin system RelB/DinJ family antitoxin translates to MAQASVSIRMDADLKRQFDEFCSEIGMTMTTAFCVFAKTAVRERKIPFEISAERSNDPFYSPSNIRYLEELKRDIEMGKAHFSEHELIEVD
- a CDS encoding ABC transporter ATP-binding protein, which codes for MSAGLMARDLSVKIAGKEILHGLSVDIAAGRRTAIVGPNGAGKTTLLRALAGLNRRYTGEIQLDGRELGSYTEKELARVRAILPQERTAAQGLTVEQLVTYGRFAHANLFQTRSDPEDREAIAWAMETAHVSAFAEREVHTLSGGERQRVFLAMALSQRPRLLLLDEPTTYLDVAHQLRVMEIISQLNRIHGMTILMVLHDMAHAMQYADEIVLMQRGRVVHAGTPADVLTEERIADVFGVRVEIFTNSRGIRVPSPVALVGERSASK